Genomic window (Pradoshia sp. D12):
CGTTTCAAACAAACGGGTTCCATTGGCGGAAAGGGCCAATAGTGTTACCGTCAACCCCACTCCAACTGAAATCAACATATTGGTGAATTTGAAACGAACTTTACTTACTTCTTTTCGAAACTCTGGCAAATGATAGAAGCACAGCAGGAATAAAGCGACTGTCACTGTTTCCACAACCAATTGCGTCAGCGCCAGATCCGGTGCCTGAAAAATAACGAAAAGAATAGACACTAGATATCCAAGGGCACCAACAGCAATAATCGATGTCAGTCGATACTGGGAAAACAGTGCGATTAAAGCGGTCACCACCATACCAATGACCATCACAGCTTCATAAATGCTCACCGGTGAATCCTTAGACATATCGAAAGCAAAACCGTTGAACAGCCACAGAGAACCACCAACAATGAAAATAAAAAACGCAAAAATATAAACTAGATAATCACGTGTATATCCAGTCATGTACTTCTTCGTTGCATAAGCAGATATCGATTCCATAAGCAGCAAAGACTCATTGTATATATTGTTAAACGTCAGGCTTTGCGGATACCAGCTGAATACCCTGATCCACTTAGGCAGCAGCTTGTATAGCAATAGGCCAACTAATACGACACCGATTGTCATCAATAATTCTGTATTAAAACCATGCCAAGCACTAATCTCCTTACCCAACCCTCCTGCTGCCTCATAATCCGGCAAGATTGATATAAGGGCAGGATCTAAAATGTATTTTGCCAAAATGTTGGGGAAGAAGAATATCAGGACTACAAACATCGCCAATATAGCAGGCGGAATCAGCATACCGACGGGCGGTTCATGAGCAGCCTTTGACAGCATCTCAGGTTTATGTTCTCCAGTGAACGTCTTAAAGACCATAATCATACAGTAGACGAACGTTAGGATACTTGCTATCCAAGCAACAACAGGGAATATCATGCCGAACTTTTCCATCCCGAAAATATCCATCCCTGAAGCATTCACCACGCCGGTAAAAAACATTTCTTTACTCAAAAAGCCATTGAATGGCGGTAATCCTGCCATAGAGAAACTTCCAATCATAGTGATCGTGAAAGAAATCGGCATGAGGCTCATTAACCCACCCAGCCTTTGCAGATTCCGGGTTCCTGTCTCATGGTCAATGATTCCGACAACCATGAACAGACTTCCCTTAAAGGTTGAATGGTTAACCAAATGGAATACAGCCGCCATAATAGCGATTGCATATACTTTCGATTCATCGCCATAGCCAAAATAAATGGCAGCAGACCCCAATCCTAGTAGACTCATGATCAAACCGAGCTGACTAATTGTCGAATAAGCGAGCAAGGCCTTTAGATCTTTCTGACGAACTGCATTCCAGGATCCGTATAATAAAGTTACAATTCCGACCAAGGATACCGTCCAGAACCAAACTGCATCACCGCCAAACAAAGGGGTTAACCTAGCCACCAAATAGATGCCGGCTTTGACCATTGTAGCCGAATGGAGGTAAGCACTGATTGGTGTCGGTGCCTCCATCGCATCAGGTAGCCAAAGACTAAACGGAAACTGAGCTGATTTAGTGAAAGCTCCCAGTAAAATTAAAATCATCGCAGGTAAAAAGAGGACATTCTCCGGCAATAATTTAGCTTGGAAGATCATTTCACGGATGCTATATGTATCGGTAATGATGGAAAGGAGCAACAACCCGGCCAACATAGATAATCCACCGAAAATGGTGATTAGCATCGACTTCCGTGCTCCTTCTCTCGATTTTTTCCGTTGGTACCAATAAGCAATCAACAAGAAAGATGAAATACTGGTCAGTTCCCAGAACACGTAAAGGACGACAACATTATCCGAGAAAACGACTCCAAGCATGGCCCCCATAAACAACATCAGATATACATAAAAGTTATGCAGCTCCTCCCGAGCCCTGGACATATAGAAAATCGAGTACAAAATGACAAGCGATCCGACACCTGTGATTAACATACCGAATAAGAGGGACAATCCGTCGACATAAGCTGTGAAATTAATCCCGAATGATGGCAGCCATTTAAATTCACTGGTCAATGTATTCCCAGTCGTTGTAATTGGGATATACTGTAATAAGGAGATAAAGATGATGACCGGCAAAAAAAGAACAAACCAGCCTATATGTAATTTTTTATTGAACATACTATAGAGGAAAGGTATCAGAACCGCAAAGAAAAACGGTAATAAAATCATTAAATTAATCATGTCCTCGCGCTCCCTTCATCATAGAATACTGTACGCACACACAAAAGTGACGATATATCCAACGGACCCTTTTTATATTAGAAATATTTACTCTATTTTGTGTAATAATAATTGACTGAAAATCTGGCATGGGCTATATTCGTAATAGTCCAATGAACTACCATCTATTTAGAGGTGAACTTTTAATGAAAAAATGCAAAAGCCGAATGGACGAAAGCATCCTTGTGTGTGTCTATTACGGCCCCAATGGTGATCGCTTGATCCAGCGTGGCAGTAAAATCGCCAACATGTTGGATTGTCCCCTATATATCTTGACAGTGGACCCAAGTCCTTTTGATGAACTAGACGCTGAGAAATCCGAAAGTATTGAGAGATGGCGTCAGCTCGCCGAGGAATTGGAAGCAGAGGAATTCATTTTGAAAGATAATGAGAAACGACCGTTTGCAAAAGTAATAGCGGATGTCGCACGTGAAAAACAAATTTCACAGATCATCCTTGGTCAAACAGCACAAAGCCGTTGGGAACAGATTGCTAAAGGTTCGATTATAAATACTTTGTTGCGAGATATTCCATTTGTTGACATTCATATAATATCCGTCGCCCGGGCATTGAGAGATGATCCAGACGGCCTTTACGAAAAAGGCGTACGTGCCTATCTCGAAAAAGAAGACAATCATTATCGGCTGAGCTTTGAACATACAAAGAAAAGTGAATTTGAGGGTATCTTCTTTAAAGAAATCGGTACTGATTTCAATACTGGTATCTTTAAATTTATGAAAAACCAAAAAACACTGCAAGTAACCGTGACTGATAACTATGTCAAAGAAACTTTATGATGTGACACCTCCACAAAAAAATGTGGGGGTTTTTTCTTTTCTAAGGAAACTGGAGTCTGTTATACCTATAGATTCACATCAACTTTGACAGGAAGTTTTTCATTTTTGTCGATTCCCAAATACCGTAATGTTTCACCAGGACTATGATGATGATAAATGTTCATCAGGATTGAAATAGCAATCCCTTTTCGATAGGCATGATAACCGAATGTCTTCCGTAACGTATGGGTTCCGATTTTTCCCGGTATCCCCACTTCCTTAGCCGCACAATTAATAATCCTGTATGCCTGTTGCCTTGAGATAGGCTGCTGATTTTTTTTGGATTTGAATAAATAATCATCCGTAGAGAAATCAAAGGTTTCTAAATAATGTTTCGCAGCTTCTCTCACATTTTGATTGAGGTAAAAAGCCCTCTCTTCCGAAGTCTTTGCATCTTTTATATAAAGGAACTCCTTGAACTTCCCGCCTTCCCAGATATCACCCACCCGTAAAGAGAGCAGTTCACTGACACGGAGACCAGTATTAATTCCAAAAACAAATAATAGTAGATCACGCAAGGATTGCTTTTTAAGAATCCTTTTTATTGCGGTAATCTTGCGGATATCCTTTATGGGATCAACGTATTCCAAGGAAATACCCCCTAACTATAATGTTACTTAATTATGATATTATCAAAAATTAAGTAACATTACAAATATAGTGACTTGTTTGATTTTTTAATCTAAAACGCTTTATAAAGAGGCTTTATTAAAGTAAGGCAGCTCCATTTACTCCCTTTTCGCGGTTCTGGCAGTGGCCTGCAGGAGCACTCCCTGGATTTCATTAGCAATGTTATGTAGTAATATCCATCTTTTAGAATACAGGCTAACGAGGAAGTATTTAATTGCTACTTAGGAATAAAAAGAGTAAAAAAAGCGCCCCAAAATTGGGACGCACTTAAATTGCTTAGTTTTGATATTCCTTTATTAATTCATCCAGCGATAGGTAAGATGTATTGCTGTATAGGAGATCCGCTTTAGCCAGTTGTTCTTTAGAGCCTATTCCGACCGCAAACATGCCAGCACTCTTAATGGCTTCAACTCCTGCTTCTGCGTCCTCAATCCCAATGCATTCATCAGCAGGGACACCAAGCTTTTCAGCGGCTTTTAAGAAAATTTCCGGATCCGGTTTACCCCTCTTAATTGTACGCGCATCAACCATATAATCAAACTGGTCACTGAGCTGTAAGGAGTTCATCACAGCCGGCGCGTTTTTGCTAACAGAAGCAAGACCCAGCTTATAGCCGGCAGCTTTTATATCAAGCAATAGCTGTTTAATGCCAGGTAAACTATCATTTGGTGTAATTTGCTTGATTAGCTCCATATAATGCTCATTTTTCTGCGCAGCCAGTTTTTCTTTTTCTTCAACCGTATAGGAAGATTGCTTATTCCCAATTTCCAGAATGATTTCAAGGGATTCCATTCGAGAAATTCCCTTTAATCTTTCATTATCCGCTCTGGTAAACTCAATTCCCAATTCACTGGCAAGCTGTTTCCAGGCAAGATAATGATATTCTGCTGTATCCGTAATAACACCATCCAAATCAAAGATAAACGCTTTTAATTCCTTACTCACGCGACCGTGTCCTCCTTCATTAGCGGTATTTTTACAACACCATCAGCAGGCAACTCAAATTCACTGTCGTAAACCTTGAGTTTCATTACCGGGCCAGTTTGTGAAATACTCACTTCGTTTTTATTCACTTCAATAGTTAAATGATGATCTCTATAATTGATATTAAAGCTATAACGGTCCCATGCTGCCGGAATAAATGGTGCAAACGACAGCTCCTCATTAAATGTTTTCATGCCAGCAAAACCTTGTACAATCCCTAACCAGGAGCCTGTCATACTTGTAATATGAAGGCCATCCTCCGTGTCATTGTTATAGTTATCCAGATCCAGCCTTGCTGTTCTGGTATACATCTCATATGCTTTATCTTCCAGTCCAAGTTCAGCAGCAAGTATCGCATGAATGCATGGAGACAGAGAGGATTCATGTACGGTCATTGGCTCATAGAATTCAAAGTTTCGGCGTTTTTCCTCACGTGTATATTCATTATTCAGGAAATAAATCCCTTGCAGGACATCCGCCTGCTTGATAAAGCAGCTGCGCAGAATTTTATCCCAGGACCATTTTTGATTTAGCGGGCGGTCTTCTGGCTTTAATTGCGAAGCAGGCATTAAATCCTTATCCATAAATGTATCATGCTGAATAAACACTTGATTCTCCTCATCAAATGGATAGTACATTTTATCAATGATATCCTGCCATTTATTTAATTCATCGTCTGTCATATATAAATCTGAAAATCTCGCTTCATGCCCGTTCTCTTTTAAATATCCAATAACTTCAAGGGTGTAACGTAAAGTCCAGGCTGCCATTGTATTCGTATACCAGTTATTATTGACGTTATTTTCGTATTCATTTGGACCGGTTACTCCATGAATCATATATTGATCTTTCATTTTATTATAATGGACGCGGTCTGCCCAAAAGCGCGAAATCCCGACCAGCACATCTATGCCATATTCGTTAAGGTAACTCTTATCTCCTGTATAATTCACATAATTATAAATAGCATAGGCAATAGCTGCATTACGGTGGATTTCTTCAAAGGTAATTTCCCACTCATTATGGCACTCCACTCCTGTGAAAGTGACCATTGGATATAATGCTCCTTTTAATCCTTGTCTCTCAGCATTGAGATAGGCTCCTTCGAGCTGGTTATGACGATAGATTAAGAGATTGCGAGCCACTTCAGGCTGAGCTGCTGCCAAATATAATGGAATCGCATATGCTTCAGTATCCCAATACGTTGCACCACCATATTTCTCGCCTGTGAATCCCTTAGGTCCGATGTTTAATCGGGCATCTTCTCCATAATAGGTTGAAAACAGCTGAAATAAATTAAAACGGATTCCCTGTTGTGCTTCAATATCTCCATCAATTTGGACGTCTGCTAACTCCCAGCGCTCTGCCCATCGATCGCAATGTGCCTTTAAGCAAGCTTCATAGCCTTGTTGCATAGCTGTATTAACAATTTCCAGACCCTTTTCACTTAAAAATTCTGAAGCATGATCACGGTCTGTTGTAATGCCCACATATTTAGTTAACGTAACAGTCTTACCTTCTTCAGTTGGAATTTCAATTTTATTATCTACATATTCTTCGTGTTGGAACGGTTTGATATCGGCCGTGTTGCCATTGATTTCAAGACCCATCGTCGCAGAGACTGTAAATCTGTCTGTTCCGAAAGGGTTTTCATTTGTTTGCATAACCAAATTACCCATGAGCTCAGATGAGCTGGAGGAAATATAATTCCAGAAGTCTTCTTCATAGTTGGAATCTTCATTGCGAACTTCACCATCTAAATAAGGAATAAAGGTAATCACACTATCATGGTTAATTGGTGTAACCGCATACTTGATCACCGCTAGTTGCTTCTCTGCAATTGATAAATAGCGTACTACCTCAACAGCTGTTTCTTTACCAGCTTGTGAGACCGTAAAGCTTCTCGTAAGAACACCATTTTTCATATCGAGTTCACGGCGGTAATTACTCATTTCCACTTTATTAAGGTCAATTTCCTCCTCACCAATAAAAACACGAATTCCGATAAAATTAATGGTATTGATCACTTTACCAAAGTAATCGGGATAACCGTTTTTCCACCATCCAACCCTGGTTTTATCCGGAAACCAAACGCCTGCCACATATGTCCCTCTATGACTATCACCTGTATAGGTTTCTTCAAAATTACCTCTTAACCCCATATGCCCGTTTCCAAGACTTGTCATACTTTCAGCAAGTCTAAAATCCTCTTTATGTAACTCTTCTTCAATAATTTTCCACGGATCTATTGAGAACAGTCTTTTCATATAATACCCCTTTCCATCTTCCCTCAATTATTTATTTAATAGAATATATATAGGCTTCTACTGTTTGTGCAATCGGTTGCATAAAAGTACATTCTCATTATAACCGATTCATTAACTTATGAAAGCATAAAATTAAAAATTCTAAAATTTATCTAAAATTTATTACATCTACGTGAATTTGAATAGTAGGATAAAAAGCCTTTTTTAATGCCCTACTATCCTTTCTTCTATAATTACTCAAAAATAAAAATACCTCTAAAGAATTCTATTCCTTAGAGGTTATTCATGCTTTATTATTCGTTAGATTCAGTCCCAGGACTGTTTTCATGCGGCGGCTTACCAGGGTGGGTACCTCCAAAAGGATGTGGAGGAATATATCCGTTTGCCTGTATTCTTTCAAATCTTTTATCCATATGATTCTTTAACATATCAGCATTCTGCTTAGACATCACACCGAATTCAACATACTTTTCAACAATAGCCTTTTCCTTTTCCATCACTTCTTTATGCATCGCAGCAAGCTCTGCTTTCTGTTGTTCCGTTAAAGTTGGCCTTGTTTGCTTTGTTTGATTATCGCCATTTTCTGCCGCATGTACGACGGTATTGGATATACCAATTGAGGTAAAGCTCAAAACACATGCCATTATCAACAAGAGAGACATTTTTTTCATTAGTATTTTCACTCCTTCTTTATTTTCTGCCCCTAGTTTTTACCAACTTTAATTATTTATGCATGCTGTTTTCCTATAATAAAAAAGGCTGAACTCTAATTAGAGCCAGCCCATTTCATTCTTTATTTTTTATACCTTTTAGGATTCGGTTTCTTCTTTATAGACTTTGAATTTTGATTATATACAGGTCTCTGATCTACAATTTTACCTTTAAACAGTTCCTTTTTCTGAACTTCAATATGCAGTTCCCGAGCGTATTTCTTTAATTCACGTTCTTCACGAGCCGTTACAATTGAAATAACCGTTCCACTTTCTCCCTGGCGTCCAGTCCTACCTGAACGATGCACATATTGAGCAATCGTTTCAGGGAAATCCACATGGATTACAAATGGCAGCCCTTTAATGTCCAAGCCCCTTGCTGCCACATCTGTAGCAAGTAATATAGTTGACTCCTGCCTACGAAACTCACGTATAGCCGCTTCTCTTTCTATTTTCTTGGAATCGCCATGAATAACTCCTAAATCTACTCCCTTGAAACGAAGCTTTGAAGCCATCACATCCAAATTTCCGATGTCCTTTCCAAAAACCAATGCACGCATTTCAGGCATTTTAACTAATTTTTCAAGAATATTTATTTTATCACGCGCCTCAGTGACAAAATAAATATGATCCACCTTTGATTGAACGGTATCTTCCTTTTTAACCCGTACTTTAACAGGGTCATTCATCCATTGCTCGGCTTCTTCCTCTAACCCAGCCGGCAAAGTAGCTGAAAACAAAACTATCTGACGGTCTCTCATAGTACTTTTAATAATTGTCCCAATAGTTGGCAAATGCTCAGGGATCATTAGTTGGTCCCCTTCATCCAGCACAATTGTTTTCACTTCATGCATCTTTAGCTTTTTCTGCTTAATCAGTTCTTCTAGTCTGCCTGGTGTTCCGATGACAACATGCGGATGCTTTTTCAGCTTTTCCAATTGACGCTTCGGATTAGCACCGCCGATAAACGAAGCAGCCGTAATACCTGTTTCTTTTGACCATGCTTGTACAACTTCAAAAATTTGCATAACAAGCTCTCTTGAAGGGGCAAGAATAACAGCCTGTACTTTTTGTTCGTCTGCTTTTATTTTATTTAAGATTGGCAGGACATAAGCAAGTGTCTTTCCTGTTCCTGTCGGCGATTCTGCCAAAACATCTTTTCCTTCATATATAGGACCAAAGGTCTCCTTCTGAACTGTAGTTGCTTCTTTGAATCCGGATAATTCCCATTGTTTTTTTAATCCATTTATTAACTCATTGACGATTGAATCATTTGTATTCATTAATTTCTCCTAACTAAACACATACTTGTATGATTCTTATTATACATATGCCAAACGATGATTATCAATAAAGGAGAGGTTCCTCCCATAATAAAGAGGTCTCTCCGTGTAAAGCCATTTTTTATTTAATGGAATATATACCTACACACCAGGCTCCACTGGTGCCGGTGGTGTAGTCATTACCGTGCCTGCAAGGTGTCTATTTTGGCCGGTAGCCCGATTGTTTAGGAATTGTCAACTTTATTCCAACTGCCGTTAAAGATGTTGCCACATAAACAATAAGTAAAATGAATTATTATAGTCCGGATGACTTGTTCCGGGCTATATTTTTAAGCATTATGATGTATTGGCAGGAGGAAATACAGTTATACTACATATAAACAATAAAATTACTATATTAGAAGAACGCACAAATAGTGAAATGTAATTATTTTTAGGCTTCTTGCGACATGTGATTATTTCCATTAGAATGAAACTACTAGTTTATGCGAAAGAGGTTGAAGATGGTGGAGCACAATACGTCAAATTTTATTCGTAACATCGTTATTGATGATATAAAATCAGGTAAAACAGATCAAATTATTACTCGTTTCCCTCCTGAACCAAATGGTTATTTGCATATTGGACATGCAAAATCTATCGTTTTAAATTTTGAACTTGCTGATGAATTTAAAGGAAAAACAAATCTACGTTTTGATGATACAAATCCGTTGAAAGAAGATACGGAGTATGTAGAATCTATTAAAGAAGATGTCAAATGGCTTGGATTTGATTGGGACAACCTCTTCTTTGCCTCTGATTACTTTGAAGAAATGTATAATCGCGCAATTCTTTTAATTGAAAAGGGATTGGCCTATGTGGACGATTTAAGCGCAGACGAAATCCGCGAATATCGTGGTTCTTTAACTGAACCAGGTAAAGAGAGTCCCTACCGTAACCGCTCTGTAGAAGAAAATTTAGAGCTATTTAAGCGTATGCGTAATGGAGAATTCGGCAATGGAGAAAAGGTACTTCGTGCCAAAATTGATATGAGTTCACCAAACATTAATTTGCGCGACCCGGTTATTTACCGAATCGCTCATGCAACTCACCATAATACTGGTGATAAATGGTGTATCTATCCTATGTATGCTTTCGCCCATCCAATTGAGGATGCTATTGAGGGCGTCACTCACTCCATTTGTACGTTGGAGTTTGAAGACCAGCGTCCGCTTTACGACTGGGTTATTAAAGAATGTGAGATGGAAAGCACACCAAGACAGTATGAGTTTGGCCGTTTAAATTTAACAAATACCGTTATGAGTAAACGTAAGCTAAAACAATTGGTTGAGGAAGGCCTTGTAGATGGCTGGGACGACCCAAGAATGCCTACTATTTCCGGTCTGCGAAGAAGAGGCTATACTCCAGAAGCAATTCGTAATTTCTGCCGAGAAATTGGTGTCGCTAAAACAAGCGGAATTGTGGATGAGAAAATGCTCGAGCACTTCGTAAGAGAAGATTTGAAATTGAAAGCACCAAGAACGATGGGAGTCTTAAAACCATTAAAAGTGGTTATCACCAACTATCCGGAAGGACAAGTTGAAATGCTTGATGCAGAAATCAATCCAGAAAATCCTGAGATGGGAACTCGCCAAATTCCATTCTCAAGAGAAATCTATATTGAGCAAGAGGACTTCATGGAGAATCCTCCAAAAAAATATTTCCGACTATTCCCTGGAAATGAAGTGCGTCTGAAGCATGCTTACTTCATCAAATGTGAAGAAGTTATTAAAGATGAGGAAGGCAATGTGATAGAGCTTCGTTGTACCTATGACCCTGAAACAAAGAGTGGATCTGGTTTCACTGGACGTAAAGTAAAGGGAACTATTCACTGGGTTGAAGCTACACAAGCTGTTCCAGCTGAATTCCGCTTATATGAGCCGCTTATTCTTGACGAAGAAGCAGAGGAAGACGGAAGCTTTCTTGATCATGTAAACCCGAACTCTTTAATTATAGAAAACGGCTTTGTTGAACCAAATATGAAGGATGTTCAACCAAATGAGAAATTCCAATTCTTCCGTCATGGATACTTTAATGTTGATCCTAAGGATACAACAGCTGAACATTTAATCTTCAACTTAATTGTATCTCTTAAGAGTTCCTTTAAAATTTAAATCTTTAAACACTGAAGGACCGTGGTAATACACGGTCCTTTGTCATGATTTGAAATGGAAATCGGTTTTTATTCATAATTACTTGATTTTAAATACTCCCTCGGTGACAGCCCAAACTCCTTTTTAAAGGCCCTTACAAAGGTTGAATAATCATTAAAACCTGCACTTTGGGAAATATGTGTCATCGATTCTCCCTTCGAGAGCATCGATTTTGCTAGATATAATCTCTTCTGCAGGATATACTGATGCAGTGTGTACCCTGTATATGACTTGAATTTTCTCATTAAATGATACTTACTCAAAAAACATTTTGATGCTAATACCTGTATAGAAAGATCCTCATTTAAATGTTGATTAATATACGATAAGACTTCTGTTATATTTTTATCAAAAAGGATATCCTGTGAATGCGCTACTGCTTCATCATGGATAAAAATACGATTAATAATAATCAGCAATTGCATTAACAGTGCCGATTTTAAAATATCATCTCCAAAAGCAGCTTCCCGTTCAGTCTCTATTAATTCCTGAACGATGCTTTTGATTTTTTCAAGTGGCTTATCTGTAATCCGTATTAGATTAATTTCACGACGGGCAGCCAAATCAAAACACATCAATAAATTGCTATTTTCTCTGCTATGTTTGGAAACCATAGCTGGGTCGAACCAAATGATAAAACGCTCATATTCTTCCGTTGGATCAATAATAGGCTTATGGATTTGTCCATGCCCTATGATGAGCAAATCCCACGGCTTCAGTTTATAAGCCTTTCCTTCTATCATATAAGTGACGTTTCCTTTAATAAAGATGATGATTTTATTAAAATCATGATAATGATATTCGAATTCATTCACTATTTGGTCTTTAATGTGAAAGACTTTTATTTCCTGATTTAGGATTCCCCTTCTCTCTGATTGCCATCTATTGAATTCATGCATGATATTCCTCCTGTTTAAGAGCACTTTTTACCATGTTTTAAGCAATATTTTCATAGAATGTGGTAAAATAGTCAAGTATGCTTATAGTACTAATTATTGAGAGGCAGTGAAAATAGTGAAACAAATCTTTTTAAATTATAAAGGTTCCATCATCTTACTGCTGGCAATCGCGATTGGTGGGGTAGCCGGTTATCTGATCGGTCCCGATATAGCAGTTATTAAGCCATTCGGGGATTTATTTCTGAACTTATTATTCATGATTATCGTTCCGCTTGTATTTTTCAGTATCACTTCCGCTATTGCAAATATGAGTGAAATGAAGCGTCTCGGAAAAATCATGGGCAGTATTGTCATCGTGTTCTTCACAACCGCTCTTATTGCGGCGGTACTCGGCTTTATCGGTACAACTTTTATGAATCCAATTGGGGATTCCGATGTATCATCCATTAAAGAATTAATGTCAAACACTGAAGTGGTTGAAACAGAAGAAATTTCTTTCCTGGGCCAGTTAGTTAACACTTTTACAGTAAGTGATTTCTCAGAGCTCTTATCCAAAAATCATATATTACAATTAATCGTATTTTCCGTATTAGTTGGATTGGCTACAGCTATGGCTGGGGAAAAAGGTCGGCCTGTTGCACAATTGATGAGCTCAGCAACTGAAGTATTAATGAAGGTTGTCAAAATTATCATGTACTATGCCCCTATCGGATTAGGCTGTTATTTTGCCACAATTATTGGAGAGCTTGGGCCGCAAATTCTTGAAGGATATGCCCGTTCATTTGCTCTGTATATGATTTTAAGTATCATCTACTTCTTTGGTTTCTTTACTTTATATGCTTATATAGCAGCAGGCAAAAATGGTATCAATGTATTTTGGAAGAATGCCCTTCCTCCATCCGTAACTGCTATAGCAACATGCTCAAGTGCTGCTTGTATACCTATCAACCTGGAAGCTACTAAAAGAATCGGAGTTCCAGACGATATTGCTGAGACTGTCATCCCTCTTGGTGCCAATACACATAAAGATGGATCTGTCTTTGGAGGAGTTTTGAAGATTGTCTTTCTATTCAGCCTCTTCGGCAAAGACATGACAAGTGTATCAAGCATTTTAAGTATTCTTGCTGTTTCCTTCCTTGTCGGAGCTGTCATGGGAGCTATACCTGGCGGCGGTATGATAGGAGAAATGCTCATTCTTTCTGTATTTGGTTTCTCACCAGAGGTGCTGCC
Coding sequences:
- a CDS encoding Na+/H+ antiporter subunit A, with translation MINLMILLPFFFAVLIPFLYSMFNKKLHIGWFVLFLPVIIFISLLQYIPITTTGNTLTSEFKWLPSFGINFTAYVDGLSLLFGMLITGVGSLVILYSIFYMSRAREELHNFYVYLMLFMGAMLGVVFSDNVVVLYVFWELTSISSFLLIAYWYQRKKSREGARKSMLITIFGGLSMLAGLLLLSIITDTYSIREMIFQAKLLPENVLFLPAMILILLGAFTKSAQFPFSLWLPDAMEAPTPISAYLHSATMVKAGIYLVARLTPLFGGDAVWFWTVSLVGIVTLLYGSWNAVRQKDLKALLAYSTISQLGLIMSLLGLGSAAIYFGYGDESKVYAIAIMAAVFHLVNHSTFKGSLFMVVGIIDHETGTRNLQRLGGLMSLMPISFTITMIGSFSMAGLPPFNGFLSKEMFFTGVVNASGMDIFGMEKFGMIFPVVAWIASILTFVYCMIMVFKTFTGEHKPEMLSKAAHEPPVGMLIPPAILAMFVVLIFFFPNILAKYILDPALISILPDYEAAGGLGKEISAWHGFNTELLMTIGVVLVGLLLYKLLPKWIRVFSWYPQSLTFNNIYNESLLLMESISAYATKKYMTGYTRDYLVYIFAFFIFIVGGSLWLFNGFAFDMSKDSPVSIYEAVMVIGMVVTALIALFSQYRLTSIIAVGALGYLVSILFVIFQAPDLALTQLVVETVTVALFLLCFYHLPEFRKEVSKVRFKFTNMLISVGVGLTVTLLALSANGTRLFETISGYFEDSYTLAGAKNIVNATLVDFRGLDTMVEVAVLCIAGLAVFTLIKVNVTGRDKK
- a CDS encoding universal stress protein; translation: MKKCKSRMDESILVCVYYGPNGDRLIQRGSKIANMLDCPLYILTVDPSPFDELDAEKSESIERWRQLAEELEAEEFILKDNEKRPFAKVIADVAREKQISQIILGQTAQSRWEQIAKGSIINTLLRDIPFVDIHIISVARALRDDPDGLYEKGVRAYLEKEDNHYRLSFEHTKKSEFEGIFFKEIGTDFNTGIFKFMKNQKTLQVTVTDNYVKETL
- a CDS encoding site-specific integrase; its protein translation is MEYVDPIKDIRKITAIKRILKKQSLRDLLLFVFGINTGLRVSELLSLRVGDIWEGGKFKEFLYIKDAKTSEERAFYLNQNVREAAKHYLETFDFSTDDYLFKSKKNQQPISRQQAYRIINCAAKEVGIPGKIGTHTLRKTFGYHAYRKGIAISILMNIYHHHSPGETLRYLGIDKNEKLPVKVDVNL
- the pgmB gene encoding beta-phosphoglucomutase, which encodes MSKELKAFIFDLDGVITDTAEYHYLAWKQLASELGIEFTRADNERLKGISRMESLEIILEIGNKQSSYTVEEKEKLAAQKNEHYMELIKQITPNDSLPGIKQLLLDIKAAGYKLGLASVSKNAPAVMNSLQLSDQFDYMVDARTIKRGKPDPEIFLKAAEKLGVPADECIGIEDAEAGVEAIKSAGMFAVGIGSKEQLAKADLLYSNTSYLSLDELIKEYQN
- a CDS encoding glycoside hydrolase family 65 protein — translated: MKRLFSIDPWKIIEEELHKEDFRLAESMTSLGNGHMGLRGNFEETYTGDSHRGTYVAGVWFPDKTRVGWWKNGYPDYFGKVINTINFIGIRVFIGEEEIDLNKVEMSNYRRELDMKNGVLTRSFTVSQAGKETAVEVVRYLSIAEKQLAVIKYAVTPINHDSVITFIPYLDGEVRNEDSNYEEDFWNYISSSSSELMGNLVMQTNENPFGTDRFTVSATMGLEINGNTADIKPFQHEEYVDNKIEIPTEEGKTVTLTKYVGITTDRDHASEFLSEKGLEIVNTAMQQGYEACLKAHCDRWAERWELADVQIDGDIEAQQGIRFNLFQLFSTYYGEDARLNIGPKGFTGEKYGGATYWDTEAYAIPLYLAAAQPEVARNLLIYRHNQLEGAYLNAERQGLKGALYPMVTFTGVECHNEWEITFEEIHRNAAIAYAIYNYVNYTGDKSYLNEYGIDVLVGISRFWADRVHYNKMKDQYMIHGVTGPNEYENNVNNNWYTNTMAAWTLRYTLEVIGYLKENGHEARFSDLYMTDDELNKWQDIIDKMYYPFDEENQVFIQHDTFMDKDLMPASQLKPEDRPLNQKWSWDKILRSCFIKQADVLQGIYFLNNEYTREEKRRNFEFYEPMTVHESSLSPCIHAILAAELGLEDKAYEMYTRTARLDLDNYNNDTEDGLHITSMTGSWLGIVQGFAGMKTFNEELSFAPFIPAAWDRYSFNINYRDHHLTIEVNKNEVSISQTGPVMKLKVYDSEFELPADGVVKIPLMKEDTVA
- a CDS encoding YckD family protein; amino-acid sequence: MKKMSLLLIMACVLSFTSIGISNTVVHAAENGDNQTKQTRPTLTEQQKAELAAMHKEVMEKEKAIVEKYVEFGVMSKQNADMLKNHMDKRFERIQANGYIPPHPFGGTHPGKPPHENSPGTESNE